One Verrucomicrobiales bacterium genomic region harbors:
- a CDS encoding CPBP family intramembrane metalloprotease produces the protein MFVDRPWNKISLIRLASGLLICFGVSSLLPLLLGSWVGSSWFSPGEIKDPKPIIEAILLRSNAPPALHRVLASLAEPDQISTLRKLNLTSEIAESNAVPSLLTNILSRALADPRLRNAELLKEIAASDATRRSVQNANSELDQLRANRLVLQEGFPGTLRPLTHRQELSYQSVRSYQFLAANLALQIGLLWVMTLFLRDEGLSWGQFLRGSADRPLASLPFAIGVGVGSTGLLLAVSAFSTWVWSLFDHAPQIQQPLLILQQSSGLVDKLFFTYLAIAGAPFFEELYFRGVLYPTLRQWGWKRGAWILSATLFGLIHFDREKFLPLTLFALILIAVYHHTRTLIAPIVTHATFNLINFVLFVNQDAIRQAFKRSPVAP, from the coding sequence GTGTTCGTCGATCGTCCCTGGAATAAGATCTCTTTGATCAGGCTGGCCTCCGGCCTCCTGATCTGCTTTGGCGTCAGCAGCCTGCTGCCGTTGCTCTTGGGGTCCTGGGTGGGCTCCTCGTGGTTTAGCCCAGGCGAGATCAAAGACCCCAAGCCGATCATCGAAGCCATCCTGCTCCGCTCCAACGCCCCGCCGGCACTCCACCGGGTTCTCGCCTCGTTGGCGGAGCCTGACCAGATCAGTACCCTGAGGAAGCTCAACCTCACCTCGGAAATCGCCGAGAGCAACGCTGTACCCTCGCTGTTGACCAATATACTCAGCCGAGCCTTGGCCGACCCTCGGCTGCGCAACGCCGAGCTTCTCAAGGAAATCGCGGCCAGCGACGCGACTCGCCGCTCGGTTCAGAATGCCAACTCCGAACTCGATCAACTGAGGGCCAATCGACTGGTGCTTCAAGAGGGTTTCCCCGGCACGCTCCGCCCCCTGACTCATCGCCAAGAACTCTCCTACCAATCGGTGCGGAGTTACCAGTTCCTGGCCGCCAACCTCGCACTGCAGATCGGTTTACTCTGGGTCATGACCCTATTTCTGCGGGACGAAGGGCTCTCCTGGGGACAATTCCTCCGGGGCTCCGCCGATCGCCCCCTGGCCAGCCTTCCGTTCGCCATCGGAGTCGGCGTCGGCTCAACGGGGCTGCTGCTCGCTGTCAGCGCCTTCTCCACCTGGGTATGGTCCCTCTTCGACCATGCCCCCCAAATCCAGCAGCCGCTTCTGATTCTTCAGCAATCATCCGGCCTCGTGGACAAGTTGTTCTTCACCTACCTCGCCATCGCCGGAGCGCCTTTCTTCGAGGAACTCTACTTCCGCGGTGTTCTCTACCCCACGCTCCGCCAATGGGGCTGGAAGCGAGGAGCCTGGATTCTTTCGGCAACGCTCTTCGGGCTGATCCATTTCGATCGCGAGAAATTCCTACCTCTCACTCTGTTCGCACTCATCCTCATCGCCGTCTACCACCACACCCGAACCCTCATCG